Below is a window of Candidatus Kryptonium sp. DNA.
ACATACTTTGGTGGTCTTACAAAGTTTGATGGGACAAATTGGACTGTTTATAACACATCAAATTCAAGTTTGCCGAATAATTGGGTTAGTGCGATAGCGATAGATGGGCAAGGGAATAAATGGGTTGGGACATATTTTGGTGGTCTTGCAAAGTTTGATGGGACAAATTGGACTGTTTATAACACATCAAATTCAAGATTGCCAAATAATACCGTTAATGCGATAGCAATAGATGGACAAGGAAATAAGTGGATTGGGACAGGGAATGGTCTTGCAAAATTTGATGGGACAAATTGGACTGTTTATAACACAACGAATTCG
It encodes the following:
- a CDS encoding two component regulator propeller domain-containing protein, encoding TYFGGLTKFDGTNWTVYNTSNSSLPNNWVSAIAIDGQGNKWVGTYFGGLAKFDGTNWTVYNTSNSRLPNNTVNAIAIDGQGNKWIGTGNGLAKFDGTNWTVYNTTNSGLPSNSISAIVIDAQGNKWIGTNGGGLVKFDGVNWTVYTPSNSNLVVNDIYEILVDVQNIKWIGTNGGGFVKFDGTNWAVYNTSNSRLPSNVINAIAID